One region of Streptomyces davaonensis JCM 4913 genomic DNA includes:
- a CDS encoding STAS domain-containing protein: MTIEWRYTIEQDLGILSVAGYLGPDAVRRFAGAVGWVVARGSGPVILDLTELRSWSAEGQVAITEAARRLAGAGRTLELAAIPADGSLVPPGDCPDIPVHCDLPAALTAHARPLSTPEEGQQAWRTDGWPT; the protein is encoded by the coding sequence ATGACCATCGAGTGGCGCTACACCATCGAGCAGGATCTCGGCATCCTCTCCGTCGCCGGATACCTGGGCCCGGACGCGGTCCGCCGCTTCGCCGGCGCGGTCGGCTGGGTCGTCGCGCGCGGCAGCGGGCCGGTCATCCTCGACCTGACCGAGCTGCGCAGTTGGTCCGCCGAGGGCCAGGTGGCCATCACCGAGGCCGCACGCCGACTCGCCGGGGCGGGCCGCACCCTGGAACTCGCCGCCATCCCGGCGGACGGATCGCTGGTTCCGCCGGGCGACTGCCCGGACATCCCCGTCCACTGCGACCTGCCCGCCGCCCTCACCGCCCACGCCCGGCCGTTGTCGACTCCCGAGGAAGGGCAGCAGGCGTGGCGCACCGACGGGTGGCCCACCTGA
- a CDS encoding pyridoxamine 5'-phosphate oxidase family protein, with protein sequence MSIPPAALRMVEVSGAEALWLLEGSSLGRLVYAQRELTVVRPGRHVWEYGRLVVRTPVPAPAVPATATYQVDEIRAVAGTGWTVTVSGPAEVITNPDEAAHYLRTLSGWTHGPHDTLMRLHPKTVSGFRLARAEV encoded by the coding sequence ATGAGCATTCCCCCCGCCGCCCTGCGCATGGTCGAGGTCTCCGGCGCGGAAGCCCTGTGGCTGCTGGAAGGCAGCAGCCTGGGGCGGCTGGTGTACGCGCAGCGTGAGCTGACCGTGGTGCGGCCCGGCCGGCACGTGTGGGAGTACGGCCGCCTGGTGGTGCGTACGCCGGTCCCGGCACCGGCGGTGCCCGCGACGGCGACGTACCAGGTGGACGAGATCCGCGCGGTGGCCGGGACCGGCTGGACGGTCACCGTGTCCGGACCGGCCGAGGTGATCACGAACCCCGACGAGGCAGCCCACTACCTGCGCACCCTGTCCGGCTGGACCCACGGCCCGCACGACACCCTGATGCGCCTGCATCCCAAGACGGTCAGCGGCTTCCGCCTCGCCCGCGCGGAGGTGTGA